Below is a genomic region from Corallococcus caeni.
CCGCTGGGCTGGGGACGGCTGACGGGCAAGCTGCGCCGGGGCGCGCCGAAGCCGGAGTTGAGCCGCCTGAACAACCCCGCCACCGCGGCCGGCGGCCCGCAGGTGCCGGAGGAGTACCTCTTCAAGGTCGTGGACGCGCTGGACGCCGTGGCGCAGGAGACCGGGAAGACGGTGCCGCAGGTGGCGCTCAACTGGGTGCTCCAGCGGCCCACGGTGTCCAACGTCATCATCGGCGCGCGCACGGAGGAGCAGCTGCGCCAGAACCTGGGCGCCGTCGGCTGGAACCTCACGCCCGCGCAGGTGGCCACGCTGGACGCCGCCAGCACGGTGCCCTGGCCGTACCCGTACTTCCACCAGCGCCAGTTCCACGAGCGCAACCCGTTCCCGGTGACGTGAGCGGGGTGTGAAGAGGGAGGCGGCCGGGGCCTGTGAGCGCCCGGCTCCGTCCGGAGGGCAGGTTCATTGTCCTCCCGGGCGATGCACCTCACGCAAGAGAACACTTCGCTCCGCGTGGAGGCGCGCTCGCTCATGTCCCTCAAGGAATACAAGCCCGGCAGTCCCTTCCCTGGCGTCATCGGCCGCACGTGGGAGCAGTCGTCTCCCGCGTGGCCTTCCCCCCTGCGCTCGAAGCCGGGCGCGCCCAACGTCCTGTTCATCATCCTGGATGACACGGGCTTCGGACACCTGGGGTGCTACGGCTCGCCCATCCGCACGCCGAACCTGGACCGGCTGGCGAAGGGCGGGCTGCTCTACAACAACATGCACACCACCGCGCTGTGCTCGCCCACGCGCTCGTGTGTCCTCACCGGCCGCAACCACCACTCCAACGGGATGGGCACCATCACCGAAACGTCGCTGGGCTACCCCGGCTACAACGGCACCATCCCCTTCGAGAACGGCTTCCTCTCCGAGATGCTGCTGGGTGCGGGCTACAACACCTATGCGCTGGGCAAGTGGCACCTGACCCCCGCGGAGCAGATGAGCGCCGCCGGGCCGTACTCGCGCTGGCCGCTGGGCCGCGGCTTCGAGCGCTTCTATGGCTTCCTGGGCGGGGACACGCACCAGTACTACCCGGACCTCATCCACGACAACCACACCATCCGGCCGCCCGGCACGCCCGAGCAGGGCTACCACCTCACCCCGGACCTGGTGGACCGGGCCATCGACTGCATCGCGGACACCAAGCAGGTCGCGCCCGACAAGCCCTTCTTCCTCTACTTCGCCACGGGCGCCATGCACGCCCCCCACCACGTCCCCCGCGAGTGGGCGGACGGCTACGCGGGTCAGTTCGACGACGGCTGGGACGCCTACCGCCAGCGCGTGTTCCAGAAGCAGCTGGAGCTGGGCGTGCTCCCGAAGGGCACCCAGCTGTCCCGGCACGACCCGGACGTGCAGGACTGGGACTCGCTGCCGCCGGAGGAGAAGCGCCTCTACGCGCGGATGATGGAGGTGTTCGCGGGCTTCCTGGAGCACACGGACCACCACATCGGGCGGCTGCTCCAGTTCCTGGAGGACACGGGCGAACTGGACAACACGCTCATCATGGTGCTGTCCGACAACGGGGCCAGCGCGGAGGGCGGGCCGCACGGCTCCGTGAACGAGCTGAAGTTCTTCAACAACGCGCCGGAGTCGCTGGAGCAGAACCTGGCGGCGATGGACGACCTGGGCGGGCCGAAGTACTTCAACCACTACCCGTGGGGCTGGGCCTGGGCGGGGGACACGCCGTTCCGCCGCTGGAAGCGGGAGACGTACCGCGGCGGCACCACCGACCCGTTCCTCGTCCACTGGCCCCGGGGCATCCAGGCGAAGGGCGAGGTGCGCACGCAGTACGCGCACGCCATCGACATGGTGCCCACGGTGCTGGACTGCCTGGGCCTGGAGCCGCCCCTGGAGATCCGCGGCGTCACCCAGTCACCCATTGAAGGCGTCAGCTTCCGGCACACGTTCAACGACGGGAGCGTCGAAAGCCGCCACCGCACGCAGTACTTCGAGATGTTCAGCTCGCGCGCCATCTACCACGACGGCTGGCGCGCGGTGTGCCCGTTCCCCGGCCCGTCCTTCACGGAGGCCGGAGAGGCGTTCGGCCAGTCGCTGCTCGACGAGGCCCGGCTGCGCGAGCTGGATGCGCACGGCTGGGAGCTGTACCACGTGGCGGAAGACTGCTCCGAGACGAAGAACGTGGCGGAGGAGCACCGGGGCAAGCTCATCGAGATGATCGCCCTCTGGTACGCGGAGGCCGGGCGCTACCAGGTGTTCCCGCTGGCGTCGCCCACGCTCACCGTGTTCGCCATGGAGCGCCCGCAGCTCACGAGGGACCGCACGCGCTACGTGTACCGGCCGCACACGTCACCCGCGCCGGAGACCGCGGCGGTGCACGTGCTCAACCGGCCGCACACCATCACCGCCGACGCGGAGGTGAAGCCCGACACGGAGGGCGTGCTGCTGTGCCACGGCGGCCTCACCGGCGGCTACACGCTCTTCATCCAGGACCGCAAGCTGCACTACGTCTACAACTACGTCGGCGAGCGGGAGTTCCACATCGAGTCGGCGGTGGACGTGCCGGAGGGGCGCTCGGAGCTGAAGTTCGAGTTCGAGCCCACCGGCGCGGCACAGCCGGCCACGGGGAAGGGCACCCCGGGGCGCGGCAGGCTCTACATCAACGGGGACCTGGTGGCGCAGAGCACCATTGACGACACCATGCCGGTCATCCTCAGCCTGGGGGAGGGGCTCACGTGCGGCCGGGACGAGCAATCGGCCGTGAGCCAGCGCTACGCCGCGCCCTTCGAGTTCACCGGCATGCTCCACCAGGTGACCGTGGACGTCGCCGGGGAGCACGTGCGTGACACCCAGGCCGAACAGAAGGAGGCCCTGGCGAAGCAGTGAAACGAAGAAGGCCCGGACGGGAGCGCGAAGGCTCCCATCCGGGCCTGAAGGCTTCAGCGGACTACTTGGTCACGCCGACGGCGGTCCAGGCCTCGGCGACCTTCTTCGCCTCGGTGGAGTCCTTGCCGTACAGGTCCGTGGCGGCCTTGATGGTGGCGGCGCGGGCCTGGGAGAAGTTCGTCTGCGGCGTCATGTACGTGGTGAGCGCGCGGCCGAAGATCTTCAGGCTCTTCTCCATGCCGATGCCGTCCTTCACCTCGATGCCGGACGTCTTGTTCTTGCCGCCCTCGGTGAGCAGGTAGAAGGCGTTGTTGGCGATGCCGCTGGAGCCGTGGACCTCCGTCTGCTTCGGGTAGTTCTTGTAGTTGTCGATGGAGTAGCCATCCGACGTCGGGTCGTTCATGTAGCGGAGGGCGTCCGTGTTGTCGCCGTTCTTGGGCGTCCACGCGTCCTCGCCCACCGCCCAGTCGAACTTCACCGCGCTGTTCTTCTGGCTGGCGTACCACTCCACGCCGGTGCCCATGATGTCGCTGAAGGACTCGTTGAGGCCGCCGGACTCGCCCTCGTACTCCAGGCCCGCGGTGCGCTCGGTGAGGCCGTGGCTGATTTCGTGGCCGGCGATGTCCAGCGTGGTGAGCGGGCCGGAGTCCTTCCCGTCGCCGTCGCCGTACTGCATCTTCTCGCCGTCCCAGAACGCGTTCACCAGGTTCACGTCGGTGTGCACGTAGGAGACGAGCTTCTCACCCTTGCCGTCGATGGAGTCGCGGCCGAGGATGTCCTTGTAGAAGTCGTAGGTCATCTCCGCGCCGTAGTGCGCGTCCACCGCGGTGGCGGCGCGCGACGGGTCGGTCTTCTCGCCCCAGACGTCGTTCTTGTCGACGAAGCCCGTGGTGCCGGACGCCTCCGCCTTGTTCTTCGCGTCGTACGTCACGATGCCCTTGCCGCGCGTCTTGTCCTCCAGCGAGTACGTGCCGTCCTTGTTCTTCGTCGTCTGGATGTCGACCTTGCCGCTGTACATCGTCTGGTCGTCCGCCACGCGGCCGGTGCCCGGCGTGGTGGGCGTCGTCGGCGGGGTGGGCGTCGTCGGCGTGCCGGAGGTGCCGCCGGCGCGCCTGGCGTTGGTCGTGCGGTCCAGGTGGCTGATGGTGTTGTACTGCTTGAGGGACTCGCCGGTGTTCGCGTCGATGAAGTAGTTCATCGAGCGCGGGTCCTTGCCGTTGGACACGGACGTGTCGGTGAGCGTCACGTGGAAGGCGGCGTGGTACTGGCCGTCCTTGCCCTTCACGATGACCTTCTCCGCCGTGGGGGCGCGGGACGTGTCGCCGTTGAAGTCCTTCTGCGCCACCGCCAGCGCGTCCTTCGCGTTGAGCTTCGTGGGCGCCTTGCCCAGGCCCGCGGGGATGTTGGACACGTCGCCCGTCAGGCTGTCGAACTGGCCCTTCGCGTCCAGGTGGCCGATGACCTGCTCACCCGCGACCTTCACGCCCTCGTGCATGCGGTCCATGCGCACGTGCGTCATGCCCAGCTGGTCGCGCTCCACCGAGCGCGGCGCGAACGACGTGCCGCCCGTGATGCCCGTCAGCTGCGGGTTCTTCTGGTTCACGTACGCCACCGTCTGCTGCACGGCCTGCTGCGCCTGGGGGCTGGAGAGGTCCACCGGGCCCGGCGTCAGCTTCTGGCCCACGCCGTTCAGCGCCACCGTGGCCTTCGCCTTGGAGGGCGCGCCCGCGCTGAAGCTGGACTGCGAGCTCATGCCCACCGGGCCCTGGGGCTTCACGGTGTTCACGGGCTTCGTGTCCGTGCGGTTCTGGGTGGCGACAACGGGCTTGGAGAGGTCGGTGCGCAGGGCCATGGGGGGGAGGCTTTCGGGGCAAGGTGAAGCGGACAAATTGATTCTCGTGTCAGCCGTCCGGATGTTGCGTGTGGGTGGCTGCTTACACGGTCATGAGTGGGGTCATCCTCATGAATTCACTGATGAAGTTTCCGTCCTACATCCGCCCCGGAAGCACATCCCGACCGGTAGGTAGGCAGGTGCGCCGGGTTGTATTTCCGTTCATTTTCACCCTGCCTGTGCACGGCCGTCCACCCACCGCCGGTCGCTGGTGCCCTGGCCGCCTGCTCGCCCTGCCTGTGGGCCGGCAGGGGCGGATTCCGGCGCTCGCGCGCCCCATCTTCTTCCTCTGGGAGACGTTCACGGGAGGAAGGCGTGGGGATGCGCGGGGACGGAGGCGAGCCGGTGGCGGAGGGCTGGGTGGCGCCCCGGGGGCGTGCGGCCCGGGGACACCTGCCCCGCCACGTCGCGGGCCTCTTCCGCTTCCAGCCGGGCCGACCCGCGGTGGCCGCGGGGCTGCGCACGTCGCTGGCGCTGGGCGTGCCGCTCATCGTCTCCGCGCTCCTGGGCAGGCCGGCCGCGGCGTGGGCGGGCATGGCGGGGCTCTTCGTCGCGCTGGTGGACAAGGGCGGGCCGTACCGCACGCGCGCGCGGGCCATGGGGGCCATGACGGTGCTGGGCGCCCTGGTGGGGCTCATCATCGCGC
It encodes:
- a CDS encoding arylsulfatase, with translation MSLKEYKPGSPFPGVIGRTWEQSSPAWPSPLRSKPGAPNVLFIILDDTGFGHLGCYGSPIRTPNLDRLAKGGLLYNNMHTTALCSPTRSCVLTGRNHHSNGMGTITETSLGYPGYNGTIPFENGFLSEMLLGAGYNTYALGKWHLTPAEQMSAAGPYSRWPLGRGFERFYGFLGGDTHQYYPDLIHDNHTIRPPGTPEQGYHLTPDLVDRAIDCIADTKQVAPDKPFFLYFATGAMHAPHHVPREWADGYAGQFDDGWDAYRQRVFQKQLELGVLPKGTQLSRHDPDVQDWDSLPPEEKRLYARMMEVFAGFLEHTDHHIGRLLQFLEDTGELDNTLIMVLSDNGASAEGGPHGSVNELKFFNNAPESLEQNLAAMDDLGGPKYFNHYPWGWAWAGDTPFRRWKRETYRGGTTDPFLVHWPRGIQAKGEVRTQYAHAIDMVPTVLDCLGLEPPLEIRGVTQSPIEGVSFRHTFNDGSVESRHRTQYFEMFSSRAIYHDGWRAVCPFPGPSFTEAGEAFGQSLLDEARLRELDAHGWELYHVAEDCSETKNVAEEHRGKLIEMIALWYAEAGRYQVFPLASPTLTVFAMERPQLTRDRTRYVYRPHTSPAPETAAVHVLNRPHTITADAEVKPDTEGVLLCHGGLTGGYTLFIQDRKLHYVYNYVGEREFHIESAVDVPEGRSELKFEFEPTGAAQPATGKGTPGRGRLYINGDLVAQSTIDDTMPVILSLGEGLTCGRDEQSAVSQRYAAPFEFTGMLHQVTVDVAGEHVRDTQAEQKEALAKQ
- a CDS encoding M4 family metallopeptidase, whose translation is MALRTDLSKPVVATQNRTDTKPVNTVKPQGPVGMSSQSSFSAGAPSKAKATVALNGVGQKLTPGPVDLSSPQAQQAVQQTVAYVNQKNPQLTGITGGTSFAPRSVERDQLGMTHVRMDRMHEGVKVAGEQVIGHLDAKGQFDSLTGDVSNIPAGLGKAPTKLNAKDALAVAQKDFNGDTSRAPTAEKVIVKGKDGQYHAAFHVTLTDTSVSNGKDPRSMNYFIDANTGESLKQYNTISHLDRTTNARRAGGTSGTPTTPTPPTTPTTPGTGRVADDQTMYSGKVDIQTTKNKDGTYSLEDKTRGKGIVTYDAKNKAEASGTTGFVDKNDVWGEKTDPSRAATAVDAHYGAEMTYDFYKDILGRDSIDGKGEKLVSYVHTDVNLVNAFWDGEKMQYGDGDGKDSGPLTTLDIAGHEISHGLTERTAGLEYEGESGGLNESFSDIMGTGVEWYASQKNSAVKFDWAVGEDAWTPKNGDNTDALRYMNDPTSDGYSIDNYKNYPKQTEVHGSSGIANNAFYLLTEGGKNKTSGIEVKDGIGMEKSLKIFGRALTTYMTPQTNFSQARAATIKAATDLYGKDSTEAKKVAEAWTAVGVTK